The following are from one region of the Nymphaea colorata isolate Beijing-Zhang1983 chromosome 7, ASM883128v2, whole genome shotgun sequence genome:
- the LOC116257096 gene encoding serine carboxypeptidase-like 45 produces MRSATWAAMAIASALIHLSMLTEVSSSAASDRITELPGQPPVNFRQFAGYVTVDEESQRALFYYFAEAEIEPSSKPLVIWFNGGPGCSSLGVGAFSENGPFRPSGNVLVRNEYSWNIEANMLFVEAPAGVGFSYSRNISDYEGMNDERTARDNVAFLERWFIKFPEYKDRDLFITGESYAGHYIPQMAELLLLANRKQKQFNLKGIALGNPLLEFYTDFNSRAEFFWSHGLISDSTYRIFTQGCTYSRYVSEFYRGNVSSICSRVMSVVSKETSRFVDKYDVTLDVCTTSLLMQSLALRPMQITEKIDVCVEDETVNYLNRQDVQKALHAQLAGVTRWEVCSSVLDYNRQNLEIPTISLLGTIVKSGIPVLVYSGDQDSVIPLTGSRTLVNRLAASLGLNTTVPYRVWFEGKQVGGWTQVYGDILSFATIRGASHEAPFSQPERALVLFKSFLQGSPLPETF; encoded by the exons ATGCGTTCGGCAACATGGGCAGCCATGGCCATCGCCAGTGCCCTGATCCACCTAAGCATGCTAACGGAGGTCTCCTCTTCTGCAGCCTCTGATAGGATCACAGAGCTACCCGGCCAGCCCCCTGTGAATTTCCGGCAATTTGCTGGGTACGTTACAGTCGATGAGGAGAGCCAAAGGGCTCTCTTTTATTACTTTGCTGAAGCAGAAATCGAACCATCCTCCAAGCCCCTCGTCATCTGGTTCAATGGAG GGCCTGGTTGCTCGTCCCTGGGTGTTGGGGCGTTCTCTGAGAATGGTCCATTTAGGCCCAGTGGCAATGTGTTGGTGAGAAATGAATACAGTTGGAACATAG AGGCCAACATGTTGTTTGTGGAAGCACCAGCAGGAGTTGGGTTCTCTTATTCAAGAAACATCTCTGACTATGAAGGAATGAACGACGAGAGAACAG CTAGAGACAATGTAGCCTTCCTTGAACGTTGGTTCATCAAGTTCCCAGAGTACAAGGACAGGGACCTCTTTATTACAGGCGAGAGCTATGCAG GCCATTATATTCCTCAGATGGCTGAGCTTCTCCTTCTGGCGAACAGGAAGCAGAAGCAGTTCAATCTTAAAGGCATTGCT TTGGGTAATCCACTTCTGGAGTTCTATACAGATTTTAACTCGAGGGCAGAGTTCTTTTGGTCTCATGGACTGATATCAGATTCGACATACAGAATTTTCACACAGGGCTGCACTTACTCACGATACGTGAGCGAGTTTTACAGGGGAAACGTGTCCTCCATATGTTCTCGAGTCATGAGCGTCGTGAGTAAGGAGACGAGCAGGTTCGTTGATAAATACGACGTCACTCTTGATGTCTGCACTACATCCCTTCTAATGCAGTCTCTGGCTCTGAGGCCCATG CAAATCACAGAGAAGATAGATGTGTGTGTGGAAGATGAAACTGTTAACTATCTCAACAGACAGGATGTTCAGAAGGCTCTGCATGCTCAACTTGCCGGAGTGACCAGATGGGAAGTTTGCAGCAG TGTCCTGGATTATAATAGGCAAAATCTGGAAATCCCGACTATTTCTCTGCTGGGTACCATTGTTAAGTCTGGTATCCCTGTCCTGGTTTACAG TGGAGACCAAGATTCGGTGATTCCTTTGACTGGCAGTAGGACGCTGGTTAATAGATTGGCAGCTAGTTTAGGACTCAACACGACTGTGCCTTACAGAGTTTGGTTTGAAGGGAAGCAG gttGGTGGGTGGACACAAGTGTATGGTGATATTTTGTCCTTCGCCACCATTAGAGGAGCTTCTCATGAAGCTCCTTTCTCGCAACCAGAAAGAGCTTTGGTGCTTTTCAAGTCCTTCCTGCAAGGCAGTCCACTTCCTGAAACTTTCTAA
- the LOC116257095 gene encoding ATP-dependent Clp protease ATP-binding subunit ClpA homolog CD4B, chloroplastic-like, producing MAGAIVQYSILSAGVGSKNNVQPQKSGKSRRPVRMMGGIQASSPGLRAFKGLRGANSLDMLLKTGKDFHATVASSICVPRGKASRGVAVAMFERFTEKAIKVIMLAQEEARRLGHNFVGTEQILLGLIGEGTGIAAKVLKSMGISLKDARVEVEKIIGRGSGFVAVEIPFTPRAKRVLELSLEEARQLGHNYIGSEHLLLGLLREGEGVAARVLENLGADPSNIRTQVIRMVGESTEAVGAGVGGGSSGQKMPTLEEYGTNLTKLAEEGKLDPVVGRQAQIERVTQILGRRTKNNPCLIGEPGVGKTAIAEGLAQRIASGDVPETIEGKKVITLDMGLLVAGTKYRGEFEERLKKLMEEIKQSDEIILFIDEVHTLIGAGAAEGAIDAANILKPALARGELQCIGATTLDEYRKHIEKDPALERRFQPVKVPEPTVDETILILRGLRERYEIHHKLRYTDEALVAAAQLSHQYISDRFLPDKAIDLVDEAGSRVRLRHAQLPEEAKELDKELRQITKEKNEAVRSQDFEKAGELRDREMELKAQITALTEKGKEKSKAESEAGDVGPVVTEADIQHIVSSWTGIPVEKVSSDESDRLLKMEETLHKRVIGQDEAVKAISRAIRRARVGLKNPNRPIASFIFSGPTGVGKSELAKSLAAYYFGSEEAMIRLDMSEFMERHTVSKLIGSPPGYVGYTEGGQLTEAVRRRPYTVVLFDEIEKAHPDVFNMMLQILEDGRLTDSKGRTVDFKNTLLIMTSNVGSSVIEKGGRRIGFDLDYDEKDSSYNRIKSLVTEELKQYFRPEFLNRLDEMIVFRQLTKAEVKEIADIMLKEVFERLKAKEIELQVTERFRDRVVDEGYNPSYGARPLRRAIMRLLEDSLAERMLAGEIKEGDSAIVDVDSDGNVTVLNGTSGVAEPLSPALSV from the exons ATGCTTTTGAAAACTGGCAAAGATTTTCATGCAACTGTAGCATCTTCCATTTGTGTTCCACGTGGAAAGGCCAGCAGAGGAGTTGCTGTGGCTATGTTTGAGCGTTTTACTGAAAAAGCTATAAAGGTTATTATGCTTGCACAAGAAGAAGCAAGACGCCTTGGCCACAACTTTGTTGGTACAGAACAGATTTTGTTAGGTCTTATCGGTGAAGGGACAGGTATTGCAGCCAAAGTTCTAAAGTCCATGGGTATTAGTCTAAAGGATGCCAGGgttgaagttgaaaaaattatTGGAAGAGGCAGTGGCTTTGTTGCTGTGGAAATACCATTTACCCCTCGTGCAAAGCGTGTTCTGGAATTGTCTCTGGAGGAAGCTCGCCAACTTG GTCATAACTATATTGGATCAGAACACTTACTTTTAGGATTGCTTCGTGAAGGGGAAGGTGTTGCTGCTCGTGTTCTTGAGAATCTGGGAGCTGATCCCAGCAATATCCGCACTCAG GTTATTCGTATGGTTGGAGAAAGCACTGAAGCTGTTGGTGCTGGTGTTGGAGGGGGAAGCAGTGGCCAGAAGATGCCAACGCTGGAGGAGTATGGCACAAATTTGACAAAACTAGCAGAAGAG GGAAAATTAGATCCTGTAGTTGGAAGGCAGGCTCAGATTGAGCGAGTTACTCAGATACTGGGTCGGCGAACAAAGAACAACCCCTGCCTTATCGGGGAACCAGGTGTTGGAAAGACTGCAATTGCGGAAGGCCTTGCCCAACGAATTGCAAGTGGAGATGTACCTGAAACCATTGAGGGGAAAAAG GTGATTACCCTTGATATGGGTCTTCTTGTTGCTGGCACAAAATACCGTGGAGAATTTGAAGAAAGACTGAAGAAGCTGATGGAGGAAATTAAGCAGAGCGATGAGATCATTCTTTTCATCGATGAAGTGCATACCCTCATTGGGGCAGGTGCAGCTGAGGGAGCAATAGATGCTGCAAATATTCTCAAACCAGCTCTTGCAAGGGGTGAACTTCAG TGTATTGGTGCTACAACACTAGATGAGTATAGGAAACACATTGAGAAAGACCCTGCTCTGGAAAGGCGGTTTCAGCCTGTGAAAGTACCAGAACCAACTGTGGATGAAACAATTCTAATTCTCAGAGGTCTTCGGGAACGTTACGAGATTCATCATAAACTTCGTTATACTGATGAGGCTCTTGTTGCTGCAGCACAACTTTCACACCAGTACATCAG TGATCGTTTCCTTCCTGATAAAGCAATTGACTTGGTTGATGAAGCTGGTTCTCGTGTCCGGCTTCGCCATGCACAG CTTCCTGAGGAGGCCAAGGAGCTTGATAAAGAGCTCAGGCAAATCACcaaggagaaaaatgaagctGTCCGTAGTCAGGATTTTGAGAAG GCAGGGGAACTGCGTGATCGTGAGATGGAGCTGAAGGCACAGATTACAGCCCttacagaaaaaggaaaagagaagtcAAAAGCGGAGAGTGAGGCTGGTGATGTTGGTCCTGTAGTAACTGAAGCTGACATACAGCACATAGTGTCTTCATGGACTGGAATCCCCGTGGAAAAGGTATCCAGCGATGAGTCTGACCGGCTTCTTAAGATGGAGGAGACACTGCATAAGAGGGTGATTGGTCAAGATGAAGCTGTCAAGGCTATCAGCCGTGCAATCCGGCGAGCTCGGGTTGGTCTCAAGAATCCTAACCGTCCGATTGCTAGCTTCATATTCTCTGGCCCCACGGGAGTTGGGAAATCTGAACTTGCAAAGTCTTTGGCAGCGTACTACTTTGGATCAGAAGAAGCTATGATTCGTCTTGATATGAGTGAGTTCATGGAGAGGCATACCGTTTCTAAGCTCATCGGTTCACCCCCAGGTTATGTTGGTTATACAGAAGGTGGCCAGCTTACTGAAGCTGTGAGGAGACGGCCTTATACTGTTGTTCTCTTTGATGAGATTGAAAAGGCACATCCGGATGTGTTCAATATGATGCTTCAGATACTAGAAGATGGTCGTTTAACAGACAGCAAAGGGAGAACGGTGGACTTCAAGAACACTCTTCTGATAATGACATCAAATGTTGGCAGCAGCGTGATTGAGAAAGGTGGTCGCAGAATCGGGTTCGACCTTGACTATGATGAGAAGGACAGCAGCTACAACAGGATTAAGAGCTTGGTCACTGAGGAGCTCAAGCAATACTTCCGGCCAGAATTCTTGAACAGGTTGGATGAAATGATAGTTTTCCGGCAATTAACCAAGGCTGAGGTAAAGGAAATTGCAGACATAATGCTAAAGGAGGTGTTTGAACGTCTTAAGGCAAAAGAAATTGAGCTTCAGGTGACAGAGAGGTTTAGGGATCGGGTTGTTGATGAAGGCTACAATCCAAGTTATGGAGCAAGACCCTTGAGGAGGGCAATTATGCGGCTGTTAGAAGACAGCTTAGCAGAGAGGATGCTTGCCGGTGAGATCAAGGAAGGTGATTCTGCCATTGTCGATGTGGATTCTGATGGAAATGTGACGGTTCTCAATGGAACAAGCGGCGTGGCTGAGCCTTTGTCTCCAGCTCTCTCTGTGTAA